The following nucleotide sequence is from Melioribacteraceae bacterium.
TAATTACAAGATATGATTTAATTGATTTTAGTTAATTGAAAATTGTCAATAGAAAATATTAAATAGGAAATTAAAATGGGTTTTCAAACTGATGCTGTGCATGCCGGACAAACACCTGAACCGCTAAGCGGTGCAATAACAATTCCGATATATCAAACTTCTACATATCATCAAGAAGAACTTGGTAAACACAAAGGATATGAATATGGCCGAACTCATAATCCGACTCGCGAGGCAATGGAAAAAAATATAGCAACTTTGGAAAAAGGGAAGTATGGTGTAGCTTACTCATCAGGACTCGCTTCTGTTCAGGCTTTGATGGGATTATCAAAACAAGGTGATCATGTAGTTATCTCAAACAATGTTTATGGTGGAACTTATCGTCAACTTGAATTGAACATGACAAATTATGGTTTATCCTTTTCTTGGGTGGATACATCTGACTTAAAAAATATCGAGAATGCAATTAAGGACAACACAAAAATGGTTTACATCGAAACACCGACAAACCCGATGTTAAACTTGACTGATATAAAAGGAACAACTGAAATTGCAAAGAAAAATAACTTAATCTCAGTTGTCGATAATACATTTATGAGTCCTTATTTTCAAAATCCTTTATTGTTGGGTGCCGATGTTGTCTTACACAGCACTACAAAATATCTTAATGGACACTGCGATGTTGTAGGCGGAATATTAATTACGAATGACGAAAAAATTAATGAACGTTTAAGATATCTGCAAAATGCTATAGGTGCCGTGCCTTCTCCTTTTGATTGCTGGCTTACTCTGCGTTCGACTAAAACTCTTGCCTTAAGAATGAAACAACATAATGAAAATGCGATGAAAATTGCAGAGTATTTGGAAGGACAAAGTTATGCCGAAAAAGTTATTTATCCCGGTTTAAAATCTCACTCTCAACACGATCTAGCAAAAAAACAAATGACTGGATTTGGCGGCATGATCTCGGTTGATTTTGGCACATTCGAAAAAGCCAAAAAAGTATTAAACGGAGTCAAGGTTTTTGCACTAGCTGAAAGTCTCGGTGGTGTTGAGAGTTTGGTCTGTCATCCCGCATCAATGACTCATGCTTCAGTTCCAAAAGAAGAACGTGATAAAATGGGATTGACAGATAGTCTTGTTCGTTTCTCTGTTGGAATCGAAGATGCAGAAGATTTAATTGCTGATATTGAACAGGCACTTAAATAAATTTACGACTGTGAAAAGATTATAAGCTAATCTAACATCCACATAGCGCACAGATCGAGCAGAAAAAGCCGATAACCTATGATATTTCTTAGTAAACTGCTTTTTCAGCGGCAATTGTATTATGTAATATTTTCTTGATCGTATTCTCACAATTTCTCACAAATTTTAAAAAAATTTCCAAATAGAATTAACCCTAAATAAAAATCAAAGGATATCCCTTTTTCTATTTTCTAAGGACATAGAAATCCTTAATTTTGTTTAAGAAAAATCAATAGGGAGGATAAAATGACGGACACTACGATCACAAAGAATAATAAGATAGAGGACTCCAAATATTCAATGGAGACACATGTTATTTATGGAAAAAATGTTTCGGATAAATGGGATTACTCACATCATGTAACCGCGCCAATTTCTTCTTCAACTACATTTAGATTAGATTCAGTTGAGCGTGGAGCACAAGGATTTCAGCAATTTGCAAATACAGAGAACTTTGGAGATGAAGCGCCGATTTTTATTTATGATCGTCTTGGAGAACCGAACAAAGATATGCTTGAAGAAAATCTCGCTTATGTCGAGAAAGGGGAGATGGCTGTAACTTTTGCAAGCGGAATGGGAGCGATTTCTGCTGTTCTTGGGGTTTTGGTAAAAAGCGGTGATGAAATAATTACTCACTCAACTTTATATGGATGTACAATTTCACTTTTCAATAACTGGTATCCACGATACAATATTGGTGTAAAACCAATAAATTTAACTAATCTAAATAATTTTAGCAATACTGTAAATGAAAAAACAAAAGTAGTCTATTTAGAAACTCCAGCTAATCCAAATTTAGATATTATTGATCTCATAGAACTCAAGAAACTTGTGGATGAAGTTAATCAAACTCGTACGGAAAAAGATTACATAAAAATTGTGGTTGATAATACTTTTTCAACTCCATTCTGCCAACGACCTATCGAACTCGGGGCTGATTTTGTAGTTCACTCATTAACAAAAGGTATCGGTGGTTTTGGTACCGATATGGGTGGAGTAATTGTCGGACCGAAAAAATACCGCGATATGATTTTACTTTATCGGAAGGATTTTGGAGCAGTGCTGAATACTAAAAGTGCATGGGCAATTTTAACTTATGGATTACCGACATTACCGTTAAGACAAAAACAGCAAATTAAATCTGCAATGAGAATCGCAGAATTTCTAGAAGCACATCCTAAAATATATTTTGTGAATTATCCAGGTTTACCAAGCTATAAATACCATGAACTAGCAAAACAACAAATGGTAGATTTCAACGGAAACTTTGCCCCCGGTAGTATGATCTATTTTACATTAAAAGGTGATTCGGCTGAACAGCGAAAATTAATCGGCGCAAAGTTTATGGATTACGTAGCAGATCATGCATACACTATGACACTTGCGGTTAGTCTGGGTCACACAAGAACCTTAATTGAACATCCAGCTTCAATGACACATTCGGTTGTTCCACCAGATCAACTTGAAGCGAGAGGAATAGACGCCGGTGGTGTCAGATTAGCTATTGGTTTAGAAAATACAGAAGATATACTTTTGGATTTGGATGAAGCGTTAAAACAATTGTAAAAAGTTGTTTCCCGCCTAAATCTTCTAAGATACTAATATGATTTAGATCACAGGTGATTTAGTCAATTGAATTTTAGTAAAATTAGTTTGATTTTTTATTTCCTGTTCATTAAGTTATAAATAGAGGGCATAAAAATGAAATCAAGATTAACTTTAACAATTACCATTATCATTTTTCACCAGTTTTTACAAGCACAAAATGATCCGACTAAACTTGTTGAAAAAATCACAGATAATACTTACCGAATTGATAATATTCTAATTAACACCACAACTAAAACACTTGAATTTCCGGCTTGGGTAAATATGACAGAAGGTCTTGTTGAGGTAATGGTGTGCGCACCGGGTGGAAAAGATCACGAATCTGTATTTATTGCTAATGTTGTTCCGTCCTACCTGAATAGTGCTCTTTTATTATTAGGTTTGGAGACAGATAAAGATTTAAATTATGATCCACGAACACCAAATATTATTGGTCCCTCCTTGAATATTTTTGTGGAATGGGAAGTCGATGGAGACCTTTTTAGAATTCCTGCCGAAAATACTTTAATTAATATTACTGATTCTTCAACTGTTGATAATATTAATTGGGTTTACACAGGTTCTTTTTCAAAAAGCGGTCACTATGCGGCGGATAATGTTAAATCAATAATAACAACATATAATGATTTAACTACCATTATTGATAACGGTAGTAAAAGTGGAATTGATGATACTTTATTTGAAGCTAATCCAAAAGTTCTTCCACCAAAAAGAACTGATGTCAAAATTTTAATTCAGCTCAACAAGGAATAAACTATATGACTATAAAACCTCTTTTCGTTTTTTTGATTCTATTTAATATTCAGACATATTGTCAAGTTATTGATAAAGACACGGTTCATAATTACTCTTATAATGAAATTGTTGTAACTGGAAATAGA
It contains:
- a CDS encoding aminotransferase class I/II-fold pyridoxal phosphate-dependent enzyme, encoding MTDTTITKNNKIEDSKYSMETHVIYGKNVSDKWDYSHHVTAPISSSTTFRLDSVERGAQGFQQFANTENFGDEAPIFIYDRLGEPNKDMLEENLAYVEKGEMAVTFASGMGAISAVLGVLVKSGDEIITHSTLYGCTISLFNNWYPRYNIGVKPINLTNLNNFSNTVNEKTKVVYLETPANPNLDIIDLIELKKLVDEVNQTRTEKDYIKIVVDNTFSTPFCQRPIELGADFVVHSLTKGIGGFGTDMGGVIVGPKKYRDMILLYRKDFGAVLNTKSAWAILTYGLPTLPLRQKQQIKSAMRIAEFLEAHPKIYFVNYPGLPSYKYHELAKQQMVDFNGNFAPGSMIYFTLKGDSAEQRKLIGAKFMDYVADHAYTMTLAVSLGHTRTLIEHPASMTHSVVPPDQLEARGIDAGGVRLAIGLENTEDILLDLDEALKQL
- a CDS encoding YdjY domain-containing protein is translated as MKSRLTLTITIIIFHQFLQAQNDPTKLVEKITDNTYRIDNILINTTTKTLEFPAWVNMTEGLVEVMVCAPGGKDHESVFIANVVPSYLNSALLLLGLETDKDLNYDPRTPNIIGPSLNIFVEWEVDGDLFRIPAENTLINITDSSTVDNINWVYTGSFSKSGHYAADNVKSIITTYNDLTTIIDNGSKSGIDDTLFEANPKVLPPKRTDVKILIQLNKE
- a CDS encoding cystathionine gamma-synthase yields the protein MGFQTDAVHAGQTPEPLSGAITIPIYQTSTYHQEELGKHKGYEYGRTHNPTREAMEKNIATLEKGKYGVAYSSGLASVQALMGLSKQGDHVVISNNVYGGTYRQLELNMTNYGLSFSWVDTSDLKNIENAIKDNTKMVYIETPTNPMLNLTDIKGTTEIAKKNNLISVVDNTFMSPYFQNPLLLGADVVLHSTTKYLNGHCDVVGGILITNDEKINERLRYLQNAIGAVPSPFDCWLTLRSTKTLALRMKQHNENAMKIAEYLEGQSYAEKVIYPGLKSHSQHDLAKKQMTGFGGMISVDFGTFEKAKKVLNGVKVFALAESLGGVESLVCHPASMTHASVPKEERDKMGLTDSLVRFSVGIEDAEDLIADIEQALK